One window of Pelmatolapia mariae isolate MD_Pm_ZW linkage group LG18, Pm_UMD_F_2, whole genome shotgun sequence genomic DNA carries:
- the LOC134617552 gene encoding ETS-related transcription factor Elf-1-like isoform X1, protein MLQQSELIFDFASDHFNMSQLGSLTDCPAVIVEQVPHSHLLSYTGLACEQSQDHQQLVKVEPCESGEEETMETLVSPDSLLNMECADALSLEHYSQAFLPSLGDVITTPVVGEELVGTVNQSEWSSLHRNKPASQLRSKKKSRKPRHRRAESPTPEITVKKDKYNKGGNTLYLWQFLMELLQDRQVCPRYIKWTNPQAGIFKLVNSKAVARLWGKHKNKPDMNYETMGRALRYYYQRGILNKVEGQRLVYQFTSLPKDMIYITDGDGIKEEDDEDHDDNSVNDEGLSDDSDSTVSSSDHSAEEQEDSQPPPKKSSPVSGRAPASQRTRPAPRPSAQRDTVLRPTSSSLIQEQHLPIVSAEMLRTLQNLQKVQSLKPAGHASVFKTAQLLGSLCERQAAAAAEVAIVRKGAPEMPEKKSHPGPKTPQLMPLISSDQYK, encoded by the exons ATGCTGCAACAGTCAGAGCTCATCTTTGACTTTGCCAGTGACCACTTTAACATGTcacag CTGGGGAGTCTCACAGATTGCCCTGCGGTGATTGTAGAGCAGGTTCCACATTCACACCTGCTCTCATATACAGGTCTAGCGTGTGAACAGTCACAGGATCACCAGCAGCTGGTCAAAG tgGAGCCATGTGAAAGTGGGGAGGAAGAGACCATGGAGACGCTTGTCTCTCCTGACTCGTTACTCAACATGGAGTGCGCTGATGCCCTCTCCCTGGAACACTACT CGCAGGCCTTCTTACCATCGCTTGGCGATGTCATCACTACTCCTGTTGTGGGGGAGGAGCTTGTGGGAACTGTCAATCAGTCAGAGTGGTCGTCATTGCACAGAAACAAGCCTGCGTCGCAGCTGCGGtccaaaaagaaaa gcaggaaaccTCGACATCGAAGAGCAGAGTCTCCCACGCCAGAAATTACAGTAAAGAAGGACAAATACAACAAAG GCGGAAACACCCTTTACCTGTGGCAGTTCCTGATGGAGTTGCTGCAAGATAGACAAGTCTGCCCTCGTTACATCAAATGGACTAATCCTCAAGCGGGGATCTTCAAGCTGGTCAACTCAAAAGCAGTGGCCAGGCTGTGgggcaaacacaaaaacaaaccagataTGAATTATGAGACAATGGGCAGAGCACTCAG GTACTACTACCAGAGAGGCATACTGAATAAGGTTGAAGGCCAGCGCCTCGTTTACCAGTTCACCTCTCTCCCCAAAGACATGATTTACATCACCGATGGAGATGGCATCAAAGAGGAAGATGACGAGGACCACGATGACAACAGCGTCAACGACGAAGGCTTGAGCGACGACTCTGACAGTACTGTATCGTCTAGTGACCATTCAGCGGAGGAGCAGGAAGATTCTCAGCCACCACCAAAGAAATCGTCCCCCGTCTCCGGCCGCGCTCCCGCTTCACAGCGCACCAGGCCCGCTCCCAGGCCCTCAGCTCAGCGCGACACCGTCCTGCGTCCCACCAGCTCCAGTTTGATCCAGGAACAGCATCTGCCTATTGTGTCGGCTGAGATGCTACGCACGCTCCAGAACCTGCAAAAGGTCCAGTCTCTGAAACCTGCCGGTCATGCGTCAGTCTTCAAAACGGCTCAGCTGCTGGGGAGTCTGTGCGAGCGGCAGGCCGCTGCCGCTGCCGAGGTGGCCATAGTGAGAAAAGGTGCGCCGGAGATGCCCGAGAAAAAGTCACACCCAGGACCAAAAACTCCACAGCTTATGCCTCTGATTAGCTCTGACCAATACAAATAA
- the LOC134617552 gene encoding ETS-related transcription factor Elf-1-like isoform X2, with product MEPCESGEEETMETLVSPDSLLNMECADALSLEHYSQAFLPSLGDVITTPVVGEELVGTVNQSEWSSLHRNKPASQLRSKKKSRKPRHRRAESPTPEITVKKDKYNKGGNTLYLWQFLMELLQDRQVCPRYIKWTNPQAGIFKLVNSKAVARLWGKHKNKPDMNYETMGRALRYYYQRGILNKVEGQRLVYQFTSLPKDMIYITDGDGIKEEDDEDHDDNSVNDEGLSDDSDSTVSSSDHSAEEQEDSQPPPKKSSPVSGRAPASQRTRPAPRPSAQRDTVLRPTSSSLIQEQHLPIVSAEMLRTLQNLQKVQSLKPAGHASVFKTAQLLGSLCERQAAAAAEVAIVRKGAPEMPEKKSHPGPKTPQLMPLISSDQYK from the exons A tgGAGCCATGTGAAAGTGGGGAGGAAGAGACCATGGAGACGCTTGTCTCTCCTGACTCGTTACTCAACATGGAGTGCGCTGATGCCCTCTCCCTGGAACACTACT CGCAGGCCTTCTTACCATCGCTTGGCGATGTCATCACTACTCCTGTTGTGGGGGAGGAGCTTGTGGGAACTGTCAATCAGTCAGAGTGGTCGTCATTGCACAGAAACAAGCCTGCGTCGCAGCTGCGGtccaaaaagaaaa gcaggaaaccTCGACATCGAAGAGCAGAGTCTCCCACGCCAGAAATTACAGTAAAGAAGGACAAATACAACAAAG GCGGAAACACCCTTTACCTGTGGCAGTTCCTGATGGAGTTGCTGCAAGATAGACAAGTCTGCCCTCGTTACATCAAATGGACTAATCCTCAAGCGGGGATCTTCAAGCTGGTCAACTCAAAAGCAGTGGCCAGGCTGTGgggcaaacacaaaaacaaaccagataTGAATTATGAGACAATGGGCAGAGCACTCAG GTACTACTACCAGAGAGGCATACTGAATAAGGTTGAAGGCCAGCGCCTCGTTTACCAGTTCACCTCTCTCCCCAAAGACATGATTTACATCACCGATGGAGATGGCATCAAAGAGGAAGATGACGAGGACCACGATGACAACAGCGTCAACGACGAAGGCTTGAGCGACGACTCTGACAGTACTGTATCGTCTAGTGACCATTCAGCGGAGGAGCAGGAAGATTCTCAGCCACCACCAAAGAAATCGTCCCCCGTCTCCGGCCGCGCTCCCGCTTCACAGCGCACCAGGCCCGCTCCCAGGCCCTCAGCTCAGCGCGACACCGTCCTGCGTCCCACCAGCTCCAGTTTGATCCAGGAACAGCATCTGCCTATTGTGTCGGCTGAGATGCTACGCACGCTCCAGAACCTGCAAAAGGTCCAGTCTCTGAAACCTGCCGGTCATGCGTCAGTCTTCAAAACGGCTCAGCTGCTGGGGAGTCTGTGCGAGCGGCAGGCCGCTGCCGCTGCCGAGGTGGCCATAGTGAGAAAAGGTGCGCCGGAGATGCCCGAGAAAAAGTCACACCCAGGACCAAAAACTCCACAGCTTATGCCTCTGATTAGCTCTGACCAATACAAATAA